GGCTCTGGGACGCCGCGCTCGCTCACGCCCTCTGCAAGCGGCTCTGCGAGTCAAGGGGGAGGGACTTCACGAATCGCTTCCGCCTCCCGCCTCAACCCCCGACCCTCTCCGGCTCCTCCACCTTCTCGCGGGAGTAGGGCTTGTAGCCCTTCGGGGTGCCGGGGCCGCCACTGAAGAGACTGGTCGTCAGATAACGCGCGCCCGTGTCGCAGGCGATGGTGGCGACCCGCTTGCCCGGCCCCAGACGGCGGGCGACCTCCAGCGCGGCCCAGGCCATCGCGCCGCTGCTCATGCCCACGAAGATGCCTTCCTCGCGGGCGAGGCGCCGGGCCAGGGGGTAGGCGTCCTCCTCCCAGACGGTGACGATCTCGTCGATCACCGAGCGGTCGAGGTTGTCCGGGATGAAACCCGGCCCCATGCCCTGGAAACCGTGCTCGCCGCGCTCGCCGCCGCTCAGCACATTGGAGCGGGCGGGCTCGACGGCGATCACCCTCACCCCGGGGTCCTGGCGTTTGAGGTACCGGCCCACCCCGCTGATCGTGCCGCCCGTGCCCGAGCCGAAGACGAAGGCGTCGATGCGGCCCTCCATCTGCGCCCACAGCTCGGGGCCGGTGGTGCGCTCGTGGGCGGCGGGGTTGGCGGGATTGGTGAATTGACCGACCATGACGGCGCCCGTCTCGCGGGAGATGCGCTCGGCCTCCTCGATGGCGGCGAGCATCCGGCGCTCGGGATCGGTGAGGACGAGTTCGGCGCCGTAGGCGGTCAGGGTCCGCTTGCGCTCCTCGCTCATCTGGGCGGGCATACAGAGGATCAATTTGTAACCGCGCGCCGCCGCCACCTGCGCGAGCCCGATGCCCGTATTCCCGCTCGTCGGCTCGACGATGGTGCCTCCCGGCAACAGCGCCCCGCGCCGCTCGGCGTCCTCGACCAGGCCCAGCGCCGTGCGGTCCTTGATGCTGCCGCCCGGGTTCAGGCCTTCGAGCTTCACGAACACGTCGGCCATGCCCAGCTCGACCACCCGCCGAAGCTGCACCAGGGGCGTGTTTCCTACGAGGGCGTCAATCATGGGGAAGAGCATAGACCCCCCGGCTCCCAGCGTTCAGCCGTCAGCTTACCCTCCCGGGTTTTTCTGGCTGAAAGCTGACGGCTCAGAGCTGACCGCTCCCCTACAATGCCCCCCGTGCGCGTCGCCCTGATCGCCGACATCCACGGAAACGCGGACGCCTTGCGCGCCGTCCTGGCCGACATCGGGCGTCAGGGAGTGGACCGGATCGTGGTAAACGGCGACGTGGTGAACCGGGGGCCGGACTCCGTGGGGGCCCTCCAGATGCTTCTCGACCGGGACGACGTGACCTTCACCCTGGGCAACCACGACGACCTCCTGCGGCTGTGGCACACCCGCTCGGAGACGTTGCCGCCCGAGTGGTTCGCCGATCCCTTCTGGGGCGCGACCGAGTGGAGCGCCGGGCAACTCGACCGGGCGGGGCTGCTGGAGGTCCCGGGGGAATGGCCGATGACCCTCACCCTGGATGAGCCCGGCCTCCCGGAGGTGCTCGTCGCGCACGGCACGCCCGCCCACTACCGCGAGAGCCTGAGCGAGCGGACCCGGCCCGAGCGGGTGCGGGAGCTGGCGGGCGGAGCGGGGGTGCTCGTCGGCTCGCACATCCACCGCCCGGCGCAGGCGACGCGGGGAGACGTGCTGGTGCTGAACACGGGCGCGGTGGGCGCCCCGGCGAACGGCGACCGCCGCGCCCAGTACCTGCTGCTCACCGCCACGCCGCGGGGCTGGCGGCCCGAGTTCCGCGCCGTCGCCTACGACGTGGAGCCCGTGCTGCGCCGCTTCGAGACGAGCGGGCTGCTCGCGGCGGGGGGCCTGAGCGCCGAGATCTTCCGGGACGAACTGCGCACCGCCCGCAGCCTCTACACCCCCTACTGGATGTGGACGGAGGCGCACGCCCATCCCCGCGACGAGCGCACCTGGGCGGCCTTCCTGCGCCAGCACCCCCTGGACTGAACCCCTCCCACGAAAAACCGCCCGCGCTAGGCGGACGGTCTTCGGGA
This DNA window, taken from Deinococcus planocerae, encodes the following:
- the cysK gene encoding cysteine synthase A, which gives rise to MIDALVGNTPLVQLRRVVELGMADVFVKLEGLNPGGSIKDRTALGLVEDAERRGALLPGGTIVEPTSGNTGIGLAQVAAARGYKLILCMPAQMSEERKRTLTAYGAELVLTDPERRMLAAIEEAERISRETGAVMVGQFTNPANPAAHERTTGPELWAQMEGRIDAFVFGSGTGGTISGVGRYLKRQDPGVRVIAVEPARSNVLSGGERGEHGFQGMGPGFIPDNLDRSVIDEIVTVWEEDAYPLARRLAREEGIFVGMSSGAMAWAALEVARRLGPGKRVATIACDTGARYLTTSLFSGGPGTPKGYKPYSREKVEEPERVGG
- a CDS encoding metallophosphoesterase family protein, which codes for MPPVRVALIADIHGNADALRAVLADIGRQGVDRIVVNGDVVNRGPDSVGALQMLLDRDDVTFTLGNHDDLLRLWHTRSETLPPEWFADPFWGATEWSAGQLDRAGLLEVPGEWPMTLTLDEPGLPEVLVAHGTPAHYRESLSERTRPERVRELAGGAGVLVGSHIHRPAQATRGDVLVLNTGAVGAPANGDRRAQYLLLTATPRGWRPEFRAVAYDVEPVLRRFETSGLLAAGGLSAEIFRDELRTARSLYTPYWMWTEAHAHPRDERTWAAFLRQHPLD